One stretch of Streptomyces zhihengii DNA includes these proteins:
- the pglY gene encoding BREX-2 system ATPase PglY, producing MAFMSRNNSRPEDRPLLRELIDIPESVSTSDFVLKLNEAVSAEGAEAALKDYVVTDRLLGNFDEALDLIKSALDSHSSKAAYLHGSFGSGKSHFMAVLYALLSRNQAARNRSELDPVRARHSWLDADDRKFLLVPYHMLGAKSLEQRVLGKYVEHVRKLHEDCPLPQVYRTDGIFEDFAEQRRRNGDDWVIAQLADAGGQEDEWGDSFTWTSSLLDEAMDAVEEHENTKSLDLDNPSTPRELRARLVQDLTRTLFPAFARNASEDASGFISLDRGLSVIAAHAKALGYDGLILFMDELILWLATLIHDQKVLGRESSKVTNFVEGGDERRAIPVVSFIARQRDLRELVGEEMSGAAEAAVQDTLKLNGGRYDEIVLEDRNLPQIAQARLLKPVPGAEAKVDAAFAEAKKLGPDVWDTLLGHDKSTTGADEDAFRRTYPFSPAFMDTLVHISAALQRSRTGLKLMSQLLVDHRDDWRLGQLVPLGDLYPAIAGGGDKAFSGETNVHFEAADKLYRDKLRPYLLKTNQVTEDQVEAYRRSPESLDDPQLAARCRDFTGDSRLLQTLLLSALAPSVPALADLTLARLHALNHGSITTRIAGTEVGRLEQKVKEWAATFPEIKVAGTGPGAVVRLELTGVDLDAVLANAQVHNNLGNRRAKMRSLLKDALGVGDGPGGFDAYDVLDLVWKGTERQIEVVFGHVADVDSLSEATLRPSQDDAWRLVVDFPYDEGEFGPMDDLQRLRALREKPGGDSRTLAWLPTHLTDASRSDFERLVVIDKALADEARFDSEFARSLNADDKARAKSMLQSQRDILTERVTQALRQAYGLAQKQEGVVDLGFDTHLVAQQDVPELRLPLGAPLDAAARDLAGKLLAHQYPAHPDLDPDGTGKPVKPAEIRTVFEYVRKAAEDRDGQVEVDGKDRKTMARIAGGLGLGTMREAYYRQSTTWPDHFTSQARRDGTAEPTLAMLSDWSDLPEPRGLPEPLRRLLAAAYAEMTDRVWVRGGVPVEPAPAPHELKRDYALREQALPSEDDWTEARKRYETVLGDRAPQLRRGRIVNQFAGQIKQAAAVLAQDAGRLVGELEKHRSFLRLDDGSPRLVLARRAQELVKSVTEAGIDAKTVVDRLARFDLGDFTAHRYAMSLKGAGKVAAALQNTSWDQLGLADTLGVDGAAVLERVRDAAAGDPGDYPDLPGVLQAGGREVLSLLRSRQTTAEQPQTPATPLPSSDDVDLIGGSAHPQVLPEPVAQPGPRTPSRSVVRSGGGRTTAARAAAELQAEIAALAAENPNATVEVVWRVVD from the coding sequence ATGGCGTTCATGAGTAGGAACAACTCTCGCCCCGAGGACCGCCCGCTTCTGCGGGAGCTGATCGACATTCCGGAGTCGGTGTCCACCTCCGACTTCGTGCTGAAGCTGAACGAGGCGGTCAGCGCCGAGGGGGCTGAGGCGGCCCTGAAGGACTACGTCGTCACCGACCGGCTACTGGGTAACTTCGACGAGGCCCTGGACCTGATCAAGTCGGCGCTCGACAGCCATTCGTCGAAAGCGGCATATCTGCACGGTTCGTTCGGTTCCGGTAAGTCGCACTTCATGGCGGTGCTTTACGCGCTGCTCTCGCGCAACCAGGCCGCTCGGAACCGTAGCGAGCTCGATCCGGTGCGGGCCCGGCACTCTTGGCTCGACGCGGATGACCGTAAGTTCCTGCTGGTGCCGTACCACATGCTCGGCGCCAAGTCTTTGGAGCAGCGGGTGCTCGGTAAGTACGTGGAGCACGTACGCAAGCTGCATGAGGATTGCCCGCTGCCGCAGGTCTACCGGACCGACGGGATCTTCGAGGACTTCGCTGAGCAGCGCCGCCGTAACGGCGACGACTGGGTGATCGCGCAGCTCGCCGATGCCGGTGGCCAAGAGGACGAATGGGGTGATTCTTTCACCTGGACCAGCAGCCTTCTCGACGAGGCCATGGACGCGGTGGAGGAACACGAGAACACCAAGAGCCTCGATCTGGACAATCCCTCCACGCCGAGGGAACTGCGTGCCCGCCTCGTCCAGGACCTCACAAGAACGCTGTTCCCCGCCTTCGCGCGCAATGCTTCCGAGGACGCCAGCGGCTTCATCTCCCTCGACAGGGGGCTCAGCGTCATCGCGGCGCACGCCAAGGCGCTGGGCTACGACGGGCTCATCCTGTTCATGGACGAGCTGATCCTGTGGCTGGCCACTCTCATCCACGACCAGAAGGTGCTGGGCAGGGAATCCAGCAAGGTGACGAACTTCGTGGAGGGCGGTGACGAGCGGCGTGCCATTCCCGTGGTGTCGTTCATCGCCCGTCAGCGTGATCTGCGTGAGCTGGTTGGTGAGGAGATGTCGGGTGCCGCCGAGGCGGCAGTGCAGGACACCTTGAAGCTCAACGGTGGGCGTTACGACGAGATCGTCCTGGAGGACCGCAACCTTCCTCAGATCGCGCAGGCTCGTCTGCTCAAGCCCGTGCCGGGGGCCGAGGCGAAGGTGGATGCGGCGTTTGCCGAGGCCAAGAAGCTCGGCCCGGATGTGTGGGACACCCTGCTGGGTCACGACAAGTCCACCACCGGCGCGGACGAGGATGCTTTTAGGCGGACGTACCCGTTCTCGCCGGCGTTCATGGACACCCTGGTGCACATCTCTGCCGCGCTGCAGCGCTCCCGCACCGGCCTGAAGCTGATGAGTCAGCTGCTCGTCGACCACCGTGATGACTGGCGGCTCGGACAGCTCGTGCCGCTCGGCGATCTGTATCCGGCGATCGCGGGCGGCGGCGACAAGGCGTTCAGCGGGGAGACCAACGTCCACTTCGAGGCTGCCGACAAGCTGTACCGGGACAAGCTGCGCCCGTACCTGCTGAAGACCAACCAGGTCACCGAGGACCAGGTCGAGGCGTACCGACGCTCTCCCGAGAGCCTGGACGACCCACAGCTCGCGGCCCGTTGCCGCGACTTCACCGGTGACAGCCGGCTCCTGCAGACCCTCTTGCTGTCGGCGCTCGCGCCCAGCGTGCCGGCGCTCGCCGACCTCACGTTGGCGCGGCTGCACGCCCTCAACCACGGTTCCATCACCACGCGCATCGCGGGCACCGAGGTCGGTCGGCTCGAGCAGAAGGTGAAGGAGTGGGCGGCGACCTTCCCCGAGATCAAGGTCGCCGGTACCGGGCCGGGCGCGGTGGTCCGTCTAGAGCTCACCGGCGTCGACCTGGACGCCGTCCTCGCCAACGCACAGGTCCACAACAACCTGGGCAACCGGCGCGCCAAGATGCGCAGCCTGCTCAAGGATGCGCTCGGGGTTGGCGACGGGCCCGGAGGCTTCGACGCATACGACGTGCTTGACCTTGTATGGAAGGGCACCGAACGACAGATCGAGGTGGTCTTCGGCCACGTCGCCGACGTCGACTCGCTGTCCGAGGCGACCTTGCGGCCCAGCCAGGACGACGCCTGGCGGCTCGTCGTCGATTTCCCGTACGACGAGGGCGAGTTCGGTCCGATGGACGACCTGCAGCGGCTGCGTGCCCTGCGGGAGAAGCCGGGCGGCGACTCGCGCACCCTGGCCTGGCTGCCCACACACTTGACCGACGCCTCCCGCAGTGACTTCGAGCGTCTCGTCGTCATCGACAAGGCCCTCGCCGACGAGGCCCGCTTCGACTCCGAATTCGCACGCAGCCTCAACGCTGACGACAAGGCGCGCGCCAAGAGCATGCTGCAGTCGCAGCGCGACATCCTCACCGAGCGCGTCACCCAGGCGCTGCGGCAGGCGTACGGGCTCGCGCAAAAGCAGGAAGGGGTCGTCGACCTCGGCTTCGACACCCACCTGGTCGCCCAGCAGGATGTGCCCGAGCTTCGGCTTCCGCTCGGTGCACCGCTGGACGCCGCCGCCCGCGACCTGGCCGGCAAGCTGCTTGCCCACCAGTACCCCGCCCATCCCGACCTGGACCCAGACGGCACTGGCAAGCCTGTGAAACCTGCCGAAATCAGGACCGTCTTCGAGTACGTGCGCAAGGCCGCCGAGGACCGCGACGGACAAGTCGAGGTCGATGGCAAGGACCGCAAGACCATGGCGCGGATCGCGGGCGGCCTCGGCCTCGGCACCATGAGGGAGGCGTACTACCGGCAGTCCACCACCTGGCCTGACCACTTCACCAGCCAGGCCCGCCGGGACGGAACCGCCGAGCCGACTCTGGCAATGCTCTCCGACTGGAGCGACCTTCCCGAGCCGCGCGGCCTGCCCGAACCGCTGCGCCGGCTGCTCGCCGCCGCCTACGCGGAGATGACCGACCGGGTGTGGGTACGCGGGGGTGTCCCCGTCGAACCGGCGCCCGCACCGCATGAGCTGAAGCGGGACTACGCCCTGCGTGAGCAGGCTCTGCCCAGTGAGGACGACTGGACTGAGGCGCGCAAGCGGTACGAGACCGTGCTCGGGGACCGGGCGCCGCAACTGCGTCGCGGGCGGATCGTCAACCAGTTCGCCGGACAGATCAAGCAGGCCGCCGCCGTGCTCGCCCAGGACGCAGGACGGCTCGTCGGGGAACTGGAGAAGCACCGTTCATTCCTGCGCCTCGACGACGGCTCGCCCCGCCTCGTCCTCGCCCGGCGGGCGCAGGAGCTGGTGAAGTCGGTGACGGAGGCCGGCATAGACGCCAAGACCGTCGTTGACCGACTCGCACGCTTCGACCTCGGTGACTTCACCGCACACCGCTACGCCATGTCCCTCAAGGGCGCGGGGAAGGTCGCTGCCGCGCTGCAGAACACCAGCTGGGACCAGCTGGGCCTGGCCGACACCCTCGGTGTGGACGGCGCGGCCGTCCTGGAGCGGGTGCGAGATGCCGCCGCCGGCGACCCGGGAGACTACCCCGACCTGCCGGGCGTGTTGCAGGCCGGTGGGCGGGAGGTGCTGTCCCTGCTGAGGTCCCGACAGACAACGGCCGAGCAGCCCCAGACCCCTGCCACCCCGTTGCCGAGCTCGGACGACGTGGACCTGATCGGCGGCTCCGCCCACCCCCAGGTGCTGCCGGAGCCGGTGGCGCAGCCGGGGCCCCGCACGCCGTCTCGGTCCGTTGTCCGCTCCGGCGGCGGGCGGACCACCGCAGCGCGGGCTGCTGCCGAGCTGCAGGCGGAGATCGCGGCGCTCGCGGCCGAGAACCCCAACGCCACCGTCGAGGTCGTCTGGAGGGTTGTCGACTGA
- the brxD gene encoding BREX system ATP-binding protein BrxD: protein MGVVRRRAVVDALRRGAVPESGLDLLATGLGRFEGAIDEELDAVAGGGSVFKAVRGEYGSGKTFFTRWLGERAKRRTFAVAEVQVSETETPLHKLETVYRRLTERLTTVSFPPSALRPVVDAWFYALEEDALADGASENELPQAVDRLLTARLAEVSRHAPAFATALRGYKQSLDAGDEATAAAVMAWLGGQPHVAAAARRSAGVRGDLDHFGAFGFLQGLLTVLRDAGHAGLVLVLDEVETLQRVRSDARDKALNALRQLIDEVHSGRFPGLYLVITGTPAFYDGQQGVQRLAPLAQRLATDFTTDPRFDNPRAVQIRLPGFTEQSLTGLGATIRDLYADGSQSPDRIKQVADDAYLTDLARAVGGALGGRVGVAPRLYLKKLVGDVLDRIDQFPDFDPRTHYKLTVSSGDLTATERNFAAPTPAASADDLDLEL from the coding sequence ATCGGCGTCGTGCGACGGCGCGCCGTGGTGGATGCGCTGCGGCGCGGCGCTGTCCCCGAAAGCGGCCTCGACCTGCTCGCGACCGGCCTGGGCCGCTTCGAAGGGGCAATCGACGAGGAACTGGACGCCGTCGCCGGCGGCGGCTCGGTGTTCAAGGCCGTGCGTGGCGAGTACGGATCCGGCAAGACCTTCTTCACCCGCTGGCTCGGCGAACGCGCCAAACGACGCACCTTCGCCGTGGCCGAAGTACAGGTGTCGGAGACCGAGACCCCCCTACACAAGCTGGAGACCGTCTACCGGCGGCTCACCGAACGCCTGACCACCGTGAGCTTCCCGCCGAGCGCCCTGCGGCCGGTCGTCGACGCGTGGTTCTACGCGCTGGAGGAGGACGCACTCGCCGACGGCGCGAGCGAGAACGAGCTGCCGCAGGCCGTGGACCGGCTTCTCACTGCCCGCCTTGCCGAGGTCTCCCGGCATGCCCCTGCCTTCGCCACCGCCCTACGTGGATACAAGCAGTCCCTGGACGCCGGAGACGAGGCCACCGCCGCCGCGGTCATGGCCTGGCTCGGTGGCCAGCCGCACGTCGCCGCAGCCGCCCGGCGCAGCGCAGGCGTCCGCGGCGACCTGGACCACTTCGGTGCCTTCGGCTTCTTGCAGGGCCTGCTCACCGTGCTCCGGGACGCCGGGCACGCCGGACTCGTTCTCGTGCTGGACGAGGTGGAAACCCTCCAGCGGGTTCGTTCCGACGCACGCGACAAGGCACTCAACGCACTGCGGCAGCTCATCGACGAAGTCCACTCCGGCCGCTTCCCTGGCCTCTACCTCGTCATCACGGGAACGCCCGCCTTCTACGACGGACAACAGGGCGTACAGCGACTCGCACCACTCGCCCAGCGACTAGCCACCGACTTCACCACCGACCCCCGCTTCGACAACCCACGGGCCGTCCAGATTCGACTGCCCGGATTCACCGAGCAGTCACTGACCGGCCTGGGCGCCACCATCCGCGACCTGTACGCGGACGGCTCCCAGTCCCCGGACCGGATCAAGCAGGTCGCCGACGACGCGTACCTCACCGACCTGGCACGGGCCGTGGGAGGTGCTCTTGGCGGAAGGGTCGGAGTAGCACCCCGGCTGTACCTGAAGAAACTGGTCGGGGACGTGTTGGACCGGATCGACCAGTTCCCCGACTTCGACCCGCGCACGCACTACAAGCTCACGGTCTCCAGCGGCGACCTCACCGCCACCGAACGGAACTTCGCCGCGCCCACGCCAGCCGCCTCCGCGGACGATCTCGACCTCGAGCTCTGA
- the pglZ gene encoding BREX-2 system phosphatase PglZ has protein sequence MSDTVTTAPASAGLARLPAGTVRQYLAARSRLGDGTVRVLLLRADPAWDGPEVQQTAGGLRARVAVGPSVLAVHEQILGHLDAATPPDPKVLVVLTDREDTDLDPGLLARVYGGGIRSVDNWEVVQEAFDARGLDGRLRSETWAAEALLDAAATRGWPSLGKGVLSRDEALTRLARRRLRIGRHDTDALGGPAAHEDGDRIDPVALFRWTLTPGGPDLLRDLRGPERAGLTRFLAEPEQGGSTGKIITALGNAEHGVDAAAYAVVCAALWGHAEADHDLYRARGRAERWLGEQPPAQGDDLDRLVASFGSSGEAFVRGLVDRGEHRLADPVLTRAAQLVAQFGAQAAATASPLLSAGLDARFTAAGRALADGGTDTITDAVTALADHALAADGATRARIERVRMAARLRQWLASSPEADIASVADGTARQICELGWVDRALEHLEAGGDPDDVLADAYSRIGAQARDKRRELDRAFSERLAVWTAGGTAPGAMLTVESLLDRVVAPVVASPGRRVLLLLVDGMSAAIAAELGEELRGQWAEFDPLPTVAGPPVRRAVAAALPTLTTVSRTSLFAGTLMKGDQNDEKRLFPQHSCWNGAPAVVFHKDDLRGPDTGSPFSTALTEALADDHTHVAVVLNTVDDRLGKEQKLGDGAWRAKEIGGLEPLLRAARAHGMTVLLTSDHGHVVERRGTKLDAAGGMVGSARHRTPGGPVAPAEIELSGPRVVWPEPGSRIVALRDHDTRYTALKAGYHGGVTLAEFTIPLLALLPFGAEPPIGWRELGDPTPSWWTEDAEDGVVVEASTKNEASTGGVPDAAVASPRRKQNRKAAPPAPEGVISLFGEEEVAPPVPQEPGKSAAEPEPAPTSNQFEDPAVALVERLMETELYQAQLDLLARKPRDKTVLPKALVALVEAGTLPMTALAERAGQPATRAPGFAATLAQLLNYDGAQILEILPDNRTLRLHRAQLIEQFGL, from the coding sequence ATGTCCGACACCGTCACCACAGCGCCCGCGTCCGCCGGTCTCGCCCGGCTGCCGGCGGGGACCGTCCGCCAGTACCTAGCCGCCCGCAGTCGGCTCGGCGACGGCACGGTCCGCGTCCTGCTGCTGCGGGCCGATCCGGCCTGGGACGGGCCCGAAGTGCAACAGACAGCGGGCGGGCTGCGGGCGCGTGTGGCCGTCGGGCCCTCGGTATTGGCCGTACACGAGCAGATCCTGGGCCATCTCGACGCGGCAACTCCCCCCGACCCCAAGGTCCTGGTCGTCCTTACCGACCGAGAGGACACCGACCTCGACCCCGGGCTGCTCGCCCGCGTCTACGGCGGCGGGATCCGGTCCGTCGACAACTGGGAGGTCGTGCAGGAGGCGTTCGACGCACGCGGGCTCGACGGGCGACTGCGCAGTGAGACCTGGGCGGCCGAAGCGCTCCTGGACGCGGCAGCCACCCGTGGCTGGCCCTCATTGGGTAAGGGAGTGCTCTCCCGAGACGAGGCACTCACCCGGCTGGCCAGGCGCCGTCTCCGTATCGGCCGTCACGACACGGATGCCCTGGGCGGGCCGGCCGCACACGAAGACGGAGACCGCATCGACCCCGTCGCACTGTTCCGATGGACTCTCACCCCTGGCGGCCCCGACCTCCTGCGCGACCTGCGCGGACCGGAACGGGCCGGCTTGACCCGCTTCCTCGCCGAACCCGAGCAGGGCGGTTCCACCGGAAAGATCATCACCGCTCTGGGGAACGCTGAACACGGGGTAGACGCAGCCGCCTACGCGGTCGTCTGCGCCGCCTTGTGGGGGCACGCGGAGGCCGATCACGACTTGTACCGGGCGCGAGGGCGCGCCGAGCGGTGGCTCGGCGAGCAGCCTCCCGCCCAGGGCGACGACCTCGACAGGCTTGTGGCCTCCTTCGGCTCCAGCGGCGAGGCGTTCGTCCGCGGGCTTGTCGACCGAGGCGAGCACCGGCTCGCCGACCCGGTCCTGACTCGGGCCGCACAGCTCGTGGCACAGTTTGGGGCACAGGCTGCCGCGACTGCCAGCCCGCTGCTCTCGGCCGGACTCGACGCCCGCTTCACTGCGGCTGGTCGTGCCCTCGCCGACGGCGGCACCGACACGATCACTGATGCCGTCACCGCGCTGGCCGACCATGCTCTGGCCGCCGACGGCGCCACCCGCGCGCGAATCGAGCGGGTGAGGATGGCGGCGCGCTTGCGGCAGTGGCTCGCCAGCTCGCCTGAGGCCGATATCGCCTCGGTCGCTGACGGTACCGCCCGCCAGATCTGCGAACTCGGCTGGGTAGACCGGGCCTTGGAACACCTCGAAGCGGGCGGCGACCCGGACGACGTACTCGCCGACGCGTACAGCCGGATCGGCGCGCAGGCGCGGGACAAGCGCCGCGAGCTAGACCGTGCATTCTCCGAGCGGCTCGCGGTGTGGACCGCGGGTGGCACCGCCCCCGGCGCCATGCTCACCGTGGAGAGCTTGCTGGACCGCGTTGTCGCACCCGTCGTGGCCAGCCCCGGCCGACGGGTCCTACTCCTGCTCGTGGATGGGATGAGCGCGGCGATAGCTGCGGAGCTTGGCGAAGAACTCCGGGGACAGTGGGCGGAGTTCGACCCGCTGCCCACCGTGGCCGGACCGCCCGTCCGGCGCGCCGTGGCTGCCGCGCTGCCCACCCTCACGACCGTATCCCGGACCTCGTTGTTCGCGGGCACCCTGATGAAGGGCGACCAGAACGACGAGAAGCGGCTCTTCCCCCAGCACTCCTGCTGGAACGGGGCACCGGCGGTCGTCTTCCACAAGGACGACTTGCGCGGCCCCGACACCGGCTCGCCGTTCTCCACCGCCCTCACCGAAGCACTCGCCGACGATCACACCCATGTCGCGGTCGTACTCAACACGGTCGACGACCGCCTCGGCAAGGAGCAGAAACTCGGCGACGGCGCGTGGCGGGCCAAGGAGATCGGCGGTCTGGAACCGTTGCTGCGGGCTGCCCGTGCGCATGGCATGACCGTCCTGCTCACCTCCGACCACGGTCATGTAGTCGAGCGGCGCGGCACCAAGCTCGACGCGGCCGGCGGCATGGTCGGTTCGGCCCGCCACCGCACTCCTGGCGGACCCGTGGCCCCGGCCGAGATCGAGCTGTCCGGACCGCGGGTGGTCTGGCCGGAGCCCGGATCGCGGATCGTCGCGCTGCGGGACCACGACACCCGGTACACCGCGCTCAAGGCGGGCTATCACGGCGGGGTGACCCTCGCCGAGTTCACCATCCCGCTCCTCGCCCTCCTTCCCTTCGGCGCCGAGCCGCCGATCGGATGGCGGGAGCTGGGCGACCCGACACCCTCCTGGTGGACGGAGGACGCCGAGGACGGTGTCGTCGTCGAGGCCAGCACCAAGAACGAAGCGAGCACAGGTGGCGTGCCCGATGCCGCCGTGGCGAGCCCGCGCCGCAAGCAGAACAGGAAGGCTGCCCCGCCCGCTCCCGAGGGCGTCATCAGCCTGTTCGGCGAAGAGGAGGTGGCCCCCCCCGTACCGCAGGAACCCGGGAAGTCGGCGGCCGAGCCCGAGCCCGCACCCACCTCCAACCAATTCGAAGACCCTGCTGTTGCCCTGGTCGAGCGGCTCATGGAGACCGAGCTGTACCAGGCACAGCTGGACCTTCTCGCCCGTAAGCCACGCGACAAGACCGTCCTCCCGAAGGCACTGGTCGCGCTTGTCGAGGCCGGCACCCTGCCGATGACCGCTCTTGCCGAGCGAGCGGGCCAGCCCGCCACCCGTGCACCCGGCTTCGCAGCGACCCTCGCCCAGCTCCTCAATTACGACGGCGCCCAGATCCTGGAGATCCTCCCTGACAATCGCACCCTTCGCCTGCACCGCGCCCAGCTGATCGAGCAGTTCGGGCTGTGA
- a CDS encoding IS630 family transposase: MAERVRVREIDDDEGRRLLRIIRRGTGSVVTWRRAQMVLLSAQGMPVAKIAEVSFTSDDRVRDVIHNFNTDGFDSLYPKYKGGRPKTFTLPERREIKKIAKSKPTEHDLPFSTWSLTKLADFLVAEGVVDDISHEGLRILLREEGVSFQRLKTWKTSRDPNYAAKKARVEHLYAIADGEVIPEDREPEVVFCMDEFGPLNLMPHPGRQWAERGGKHKDPDREPRRRRRATYNRYGGVRHLFAALDLAKDKLYGHIKPIKRRTQFLEFCRYLRTLYPPTVRIAIVCDNFSPHLTTKRCQRVGTWAAANNVEMAYTPTNSSWLNRIEAQFTALRYFTLDGTDHADHKEQGSMIRRYIIWRNRHADDRRLHAVVNKANVA; the protein is encoded by the coding sequence GTGGCAGAGCGAGTACGGGTACGCGAGATCGACGATGACGAGGGCAGACGGCTGCTGAGGATCATCCGCAGGGGCACGGGGTCGGTGGTGACCTGGCGGAGGGCCCAGATGGTGCTGCTGTCCGCGCAGGGCATGCCGGTGGCGAAGATCGCCGAGGTGTCGTTCACCAGCGATGACCGGGTCCGGGACGTGATCCACAACTTCAACACTGACGGCTTCGACTCGCTGTATCCGAAGTACAAGGGCGGCCGGCCGAAGACCTTCACTCTGCCCGAGCGGCGCGAGATCAAGAAGATCGCCAAGTCCAAGCCGACCGAGCACGACCTGCCGTTCTCGACCTGGAGCCTGACCAAGCTGGCGGACTTCCTGGTCGCCGAGGGGGTGGTCGACGACATCAGCCACGAGGGACTGCGCATCCTGCTCCGCGAGGAAGGCGTCTCCTTTCAACGCCTGAAGACCTGGAAGACCTCCCGCGATCCGAACTACGCGGCCAAGAAGGCCCGGGTCGAGCACCTCTACGCGATCGCCGACGGCGAGGTCATACCCGAGGACCGCGAGCCCGAAGTCGTCTTCTGCATGGACGAGTTCGGCCCCCTCAACCTGATGCCACACCCTGGACGGCAGTGGGCCGAACGCGGTGGCAAGCACAAGGACCCGGACCGCGAACCCCGCCGACGGCGCCGGGCGACCTACAACCGCTACGGCGGAGTGCGACACCTGTTCGCCGCCCTGGACCTGGCCAAGGACAAGCTCTACGGCCACATCAAGCCCATCAAACGGCGCACCCAGTTCCTGGAGTTCTGCCGCTACCTGCGCACGCTTTACCCGCCTACGGTGCGGATCGCGATCGTCTGCGACAACTTCTCCCCGCACCTGACCACGAAAAGATGCCAACGGGTCGGCACCTGGGCGGCGGCGAACAACGTCGAGATGGCCTACACGCCGACGAACTCCTCCTGGCTGAACCGGATCGAAGCCCAGTTCACGGCCCTGCGCTACTTCACCCTCGACGGCACCGATCATGCCGACCACAAGGAGCAGGGCAGCATGATCCGCCGCTACATCATCTGGCGAAACCGCCACGCCGACGACCGGCGCCTACACGCCGTCGTCAACAAGGCAAACGTTGCCTGA